From Anastrepha obliqua isolate idAnaObli1 chromosome 3, idAnaObli1_1.0, whole genome shotgun sequence:
tttattcaaataagaaATGATAGTCaacttattaaaatattaaaaagctctAAAATGAGCAATGTTCCTATGAGCAGACATCTCGGATAAAAATTGACTGACGGTGAGTGTCCGTAACTATGATTAGCATAAGTACTGGTTGTCAAATAGATAAAACTatttgaacataaaaaaataaaagaaaatcagaTAGCGAAGTAAATACTTATTTGTACTTAATAAATACTTGCTTAAAGCCTTTTGGTGTCCAAATGTACCTAGCCTCTGTAGTACGGCACAGTTGTTTTGCTCTCCttatatagggcccgccatctatcattacggatttgaactaggtattatttgaagaatgctaacatttagctgtcatctgatttgacagaaaattagttttattcttccgctaaacgaaaatggttgtgtatacacTCAAAGAACGCtaggaaatattgcgacattactttgaaaatcatggtaatgttgcagaatgtgtacgaaaattacgtacggcaatgggaagaagaaaagcaccgaatgaagcgtatgtgcgctACTttacgaaaaaagtaagagaaactgatTTGAttccgttggattattatctttggggtgccgtcaaagaccagtgttatgccaacaaacaagcaacaattgatgcattgaagaccaacatacgcggtGTCATAGATTTCAGCTATACAAtcgccgcatacaatcgaaatgtgttgaaaaattggaccgatcgtatgggatggtgcatggctagccgaggcagccatatgaatgaagttgtattccatcattaaccggaaggattgtacttcaaaataaaaaaacaggttggaaaaatattgagtagtttcttttttatagcatttttaattccgtaaagttatatgccggaccctgtattatttatataaattttaaatcaaagcttatttcttaactttttttaactaaCTCAGTTCATAAAATTTGGGTTCTGCATTAGCTGAGCTTTGTGGAAGgcacattaaattaaaaaaaaagtttgataaaTTGATAAAGGCGTTTTctttaaaccattttttaaaacattgacTTCTCCCAGAAATGCATATTTGAGATCATATTTAGATCTCAAAGTTCTCATTCGGTTACCACTGATTCCTATCAGATTCTAGTAAATAAGAGAAACTTAATACAAGTTACAATAGGTCTCTTCTATTCGTCACTTCAtcgctcgctatctctatggtcgattaacttgacgaaaaatttgcgtgtgaaagcaacaacaaagttatcgagtaagatttggcgctagcgagtatggttatactTCGTTAAACGGATATAACTCACTATCTAAcgaacacatgtaatttaaggctgCTCTAGTCCCGCGTTGCCAACATACGCTCATTTCTACCAGTTGCTTCGTCTATGGATTTGCCACTTCCTAACGcctatcaaaaagaaaatactttattttgcgAAGTCGCCTTGTCTGCAAATATGTTCTTCTTCATTTACCTTTACACATTCACAATGAACGAATTTCGGAGTCACTATTCAAGGCGAATTGGGTACCTTAGGTGTCGCTTGAACATAACCGCTATTTtaattttcccgataatattgtgatttgtgagacttaaaataaaagaattaacgAAAACAAAGTGACGTGTCTTAAATTGGGAAGCCACAAATATAAACCCtcaaaaaagaaatcgattGAATATAATTACAACGagcgtaaaaaaaattcttgaaaatacaCCAGGTAACATTGTTTCCAACGTGCCtcaaaataaaaaggtttaatAATCTCAAACGTAACATTAACATTGTTTTCAAACGGATAATAATGACCCCACAATCGCATGTTTGCAACTTAAGTTTGAAGCCACGCTTTATTATCTATGCCATGAATAACTAGATGctaactctttttctcgtgagagcgctgtcaaaatgtacattttttataacatttgccaaatttagtattttttaaacaaagatTGAGAATTATGGGTTTTGAAACCACCACAGAGGTTAGTACTAAGTGCACAATaagtataaaatacatacataaataaacaaaacatccaaaaattaaggtttaaatgaaattatctCAAACTGCCAGTGAAAATTTGTGAACactaaaaacatatatatacatatatatataattggcgcgtacaccctttttgggtgtttggccgagctcctcctcccatttgtggtgtgcgtcttgatgttgttccacaaatggagggacctacagtttcaagccgactccgaccggtagatatttttatgaggagcttttttatggcagaaatacactcggaggtttgccattgcctgccgggggtccaccgctattagaaaaatgtttttcttaatttcggtgtttcactgagattcgaacctatgttctctctatgaattccgtatggtaatcccgcaccaacccattcggctacggcggccgccacactAAAAACATAATtacaaacaaatacataaaatattgcaattttggaatataaaataagaagttgacaaaaaaaaacataagttaaagcaaaataaaaatgactGTTAACGAAGATAATctctaatttttaataacttaaaaagagtttaataactaaaaaaagtgATTGCATGTGTAAAATATCACAAACTCAGATCACGGCTCAAATTCATTGAATTATCTATGCGTCTAATGCAAAGTAtaaaatattcacatatttacatatataaatatataaatatgtacataagccAACACCCAGTTTTCAATACAATTACCTATGTATATGCAAAATAGGTATATTCAGGAaagtttgatttaatttgaCAGTACTCTCGTGAGAAACATTCTataatgcatatatgtacaatatataaaatgaTTTAAAAGTACAAGccgaaaagaaaataatggactTTGTGAAAACTCTAAAAggaaactttaatttaaataatttcgtttcacttgaattttttttattttacaattaattagAAATTTGTAAATCCCCAAATTTTTTCCATCAGAGTGAAAACGAACaatttttgttagatatttTCGGTGTCTTATTTCTGGTAGCCCGCCATTTCGCCCATCAGCTGATCATCCGCCCTGGGATTGGCAGTGCTGCCAAGTATTGAAACGAGTTCCTGGGCGTGTTCTCACACAAAAAGAGAGTTTTTCGCATTTTATTATCTATGCCGAGGGAcccttaaaaaatacttttacacTTGATCTTTCTGACGCAAAGGAGGTCTCcttttgtaaacaaatattacttgacatattttatttagatattttgaatgatttataaatgtatgtatatttgttggATGTTTTAAACattgaacacattttttatacttattgaattctatgtacgtgcatatgtgctttgaaaaatttagcaaaataaaatatttaaaacaaaagacaATTTAGATAGCAACCCTGCCGGCATCGCAAATCCATTGTGCACGACTTCTTGcaatatattttcatacaatcttttaatgcatattttGTACGGATATATTTACATTATCTATGATATTTACGCTCTTCATTCTCAATTTATTctactaacattatttttgtttcttgatTCTAGACTGTTTAGACTGAAAATTAATCAAAGATGTTTcgagatttatataaaaaatgtggtaAGAATCTACGTGATCTGCAGGAGGAAAGACGAAGGAAATTGCTAGAGGAGCAAAAACAGAAGCGTTTAATATTGCAAGATTTGCAACGTGATGTGGATTATAGTGAAAATGGGATCGAAGGAAAATACCACCCGTGTGCCGGCAAAAGAGGCAATTCAAGGGCATTAAAAGATGCATATGATGCTGACTATACTCTTCAGCTATCTGAATGGCTACGTGAGTGTCCCGAAAACTTAAGTGAGTGGATTATGGTACCGTGTCCGAAAGGACAACGTTGCTTTCTGATGGCTACTGGTGggtgtacttatatgtattctAAAAAAGGCCGTAGACGTTTGTCTTTTCACACACTATTGCCCGGTGGTAACGAACTACGCGGCAGTAAAATGCGCACCTTAATAGACTGTGTTTATTCGCCTGATCAAGATACGTTTTACGTATTGGACGTCATAATTTATGGCAATCAAGAATTTGTACATTGTGAATCACAATTCCGATTTTTTTGGTTGCGTTCAAAATTTGATGAGTGTGAAGGAATAGACCAGCGTAATCGATGCAATGAGAAGCCATTAAAATTGTTGGAACGGTACGATTTTGAGAACATAGCTGATGTCGCAGAAGTACTGCTGCGCTTTCCAATTTGGCCAGAAAATGAACCTGCGCTTGACGGCTGGTTGTTCTATCACAAGGAGTCTAGTTACACTTGTGGTTCTACGCCCTTAGTAGGTTGGCTATTTCCTTTCATGATTCCCGATGTACTAGGAATTCCTGTTAACGAAAACTACCAAAGACCCGCCAATTACACAGAACCGCTGGCATACATGGACGAATTTGATGCTGAATTAGCTAGTAAAAGAAAAAAGCTcggaaacaaatattttaactcaACAGATATGGACACATTGGAATCAATTGGGAATTATGAAGATGAAGAAACAAACGCAGGATTTGAGGCTGAACAAAAATTAGATGTTGATGAGTTTGATAAACAATTTTCGACATGCGATGATAAGCTGATAGACTAGGGAAATAGTGCAATTTCAAACCATTGCTTCGCGTAGATTACTAAGAAAAGAATTATGTTACTGCTTAAGGGGTGAAATGCTGCTTGGTTTGCATCTGCGCACTGAACCCTAATGCTGGCGTACGAGAGCAAAATAAGAGGCGGAGTGGTACATCAATACACAACTTTCATATTTCGCATGCCTGGTTAGTGTTGCAGCTAACTCACATCAGAGAACAGTTACGggatatttttcaaagaaagatTTTCTGcaaattatacattttaagtttaataatatatttcaagtggCAAATATTAATATGGTAATTCAACGTAgttggaaaattttaagtgatgcAGGCTCTACCTCCGCCTCATCAACAGAAGCTAATAGATCTCCAAGCGGTTTGCAATCATCTTCAGACGATTCTAATTGTTCCAATCAAACCACACACTCAATGGTTACGAGCATTGCGAGTCCCCCGACAATGAAGTTGGAAGTTCAATCGGTACAACAGTCGCCTGTCTCTACTTTCCAAAGTCCAAACTGTGCTATCCCTGCAAATGCCACCACCATCACTTCAGCTGATACCATAGTATGTTAAATATAGTAATCTTATAagagattttaaattaaaagagttGGAACTAATTTTCAGAAATATGTCACTACACCTCTTATGGCCGAGACAGTGCTGCAACGTTTGCGACAGCGTTTAAGCTGTCCTGTGCAGGTAAGCGGCACAGGTACCACTGCTGAATCGGCCATGCGTTCACTCGAGTTGCTGCGTATTAGTATTCAACAGTCCTTTGACCATGAAGTTGATGCCATAATAAAGCAGTATATGGAGGTAAGTCcaaacgaaaaaatcaacaaaatcgaTAGCATCTACTAAAAGTTGATTAAATATGTGTGTAGTAGTACAAAACTAATTCATCTTAACatctcaatttaaaaatgtaaaatttttcagaACTACTTTAAACCGGCATTCCAGAATATAAAAGAGAATTTGGGCCAGAACGTTGTGTCTGAGGAGATTGTGAGTATATTTCTTCAATACATATCAAATTACTTGCCtaaaatcaaatatatattttagttgCGAAAGATGTCCTGTGCGCTATTGGAGAATGCTAAGGCGCAATATAATCCTTATCGCAGCATGAAGCAATCACTAGCCTGTGTATCTGTTAATACCAACAATACCCTTCATCAGTATGGTGTTGGAGAGTCAACCAGTCTACGTTTTGCGGTCAGACGACCACCACCAAAGCCGGCCGATTTCACTGAATTGCCCGCCAAAAAGATGTTAACGGTATCAACGCAGCAGCAAATACATACTGTCGTACCAAGTACTGCCTCCAGTATTGCTGCTTGTGTTGGAAATGTAAAAATCAATCTGAATTCAACCCCAACTTTATTACAACAATCACTCACTTTgccgcaacaacaacagaaaacgGGTCTCGTAGCTGGTTCTACCACTCCTGCGCGCAGACAAATATTTTGGAATACAGCTCAGATCTCAACAGCAACGAAATTTGTATTAGATGTTCAGGCCAATCAAGCTTTTGGTTTTGGCACCGATGGAAACGAACGCCTAGCTAGTAAACACCCAGAATTGATACGTTATTTACCAGATAATGAAGATCGCGATTGGTTAAGTTCTCAAAATGTCATAGCCGCACAAAATCGTAATTctcggtttttatttttgatacatGATGAAGTGTGTAGATTGAAGCAAACGCATGAAACATATCGGGTGAAACCCAATATAGATCTTAATATTATGAATACGTTCACGGTGCCAGAATTTATGATCCAAAAGATGAAGCTTTTCTTTGTAGATTTAAATATAAAGAGCCGTGGTTTAATTACAAATTCTTTTTCGGTTGGAGCCAGTGCTCAGGGCAATAGTCACCTACGTAATGCATTGCTCCAAGGGATAGCTTCACAGaataacaattttacaaacACTAACAGTGGTAGCATTAGAGCAACCGGTTCAGACACGGAAATAAGTACAGTTTCTTCAGCAACAGCCACTGCAACACCATTCAACAAAATCAATACCAGTAATGCTACCGCTGTTGGAAGTTGCAATATTTCCAGCAGCTCCAGTGATGCAACCGCATTTTCAAAACCTAGCACATTAAGTTCATCTCATGCAACACTCACTGCTTTGCTTAATAACTCGTCAAATCCTCCTCCGCAAGACAAAACTACCGTAGCTAAGTTGCGTAAGTAATGTAAAAGTACGTTCGCATATGCATTAactaccaataaatccacaaaattaatctacctgttcacatatggcagattacctgcaaaattgacaatcagatgtcaatactgttgtgaaagaaattattttggaataCTTCGGTGTTTGTGGtttgtttaataattattaacgaaatcaagaaaatacaaggagaaggaatagttaatttaattgcgtagttggctgctaataataagcAATTGAaagaaatccgtaaacgacgtttactgaggtttccaAAATATTATGtcagcaatacgcattcgaaattcgatattgcATTTTATAATACATAATAAGAGGACACActtttatggacacacgcttttttcctgttatatgaatgcataggaACAaggattttattatttaagaatTATGTCCATAAAAATGTTCTCTTTAACGATTTTCTTTAcacgcgtaaaaataatgatctattacacagaaaacaaagggttgtatgccaaaaagtatggttattatcttggattattttataatctcagatcttgggagagaaattttgtatgggaaatctcgcttttgaATTACGGATttggagttaagcacgaaaaagtagatcatctacttatattatatgtgaacgtattataagatacaaaaatatttcgtttatgTTAGCTACTGAAGTTAGCAGTATAATTTTAGACTAATTAAGATGACGATTGCCAAAcatatttaatgtaaaaaatattgtatttggaAGATTAAATATAACTTAGCAATTATTTGCGTGATGTACCTTTCAATTCAAAGGCAATGAAGGTAATGtagttacaaaaatttatttcatttcgaattatttataataaaactttaCAAATGCGTATGCAAGGCGGCAACAAAGTGAAGTTATGAAAAAGAATCATTTTAACGTACATTTCGATTTGTTACTTCCATATTAATTACATGAAATAATGTTTTACATAGAATACAACTCCCACAAGTAGTGACACCGCCGATAAAGATGAACAATAAGGGGgtgtccataaattacgtgagatgtttaagggcgGGGgagggtcgagtcaaatctcatctaat
This genomic window contains:
- the LOC129240951 gene encoding snurportin-1; translation: MFRDLYKKCGKNLRDLQEERRRKLLEEQKQKRLILQDLQRDVDYSENGIEGKYHPCAGKRGNSRALKDAYDADYTLQLSEWLRECPENLSEWIMVPCPKGQRCFLMATGGCTYMYSKKGRRRLSFHTLLPGGNELRGSKMRTLIDCVYSPDQDTFYVLDVIIYGNQEFVHCESQFRFFWLRSKFDECEGIDQRNRCNEKPLKLLERYDFENIADVAEVLLRFPIWPENEPALDGWLFYHKESSYTCGSTPLVGWLFPFMIPDVLGIPVNENYQRPANYTEPLAYMDEFDAELASKRKKLGNKYFNSTDMDTLESIGNYEDEETNAGFEAEQKLDVDEFDKQFSTCDDKLID
- the LOC129240950 gene encoding uncharacterized protein LOC129240950; its protein translation is MVIQRSWKILSDAGSTSASSTEANRSPSGLQSSSDDSNCSNQTTHSMVTSIASPPTMKLEVQSVQQSPVSTFQSPNCAIPANATTITSADTIKYVTTPLMAETVLQRLRQRLSCPVQVSGTGTTAESAMRSLELLRISIQQSFDHEVDAIIKQYMENYFKPAFQNIKENLGQNVVSEEILRKMSCALLENAKAQYNPYRSMKQSLACVSVNTNNTLHQYGVGESTSLRFAVRRPPPKPADFTELPAKKMLTVSTQQQIHTVVPSTASSIAACVGNVKINLNSTPTLLQQSLTLPQQQQKTGLVAGSTTPARRQIFWNTAQISTATKFVLDVQANQAFGFGTDGNERLASKHPELIRYLPDNEDRDWLSSQNVIAAQNRNSRFLFLIHDEVCRLKQTHETYRVKPNIDLNIMNTFTVPEFMIQKMKLFFVDLNIKSRGLITNSFSVGASAQGNSHLRNALLQGIASQNNNFTNTNSGSIRATGSDTEISTVSSATATATPFNKINTSNATAVGSCNISSSSSDATAFSKPSTLSSSHATLTALLNNSSNPPPQDKTTVAKLRK